From Epinephelus fuscoguttatus linkage group LG17, E.fuscoguttatus.final_Chr_v1:
AGAGACTAttgttgaaaaaatgtttttattgtactGACACACCACCCCTTGTCTCCCTCACTTTCACGTGCAATACCCACATGAGACTGGCAGATTTTGTTGATGTTAATACTGCATGTTTTTTGTCGACCTCCTTTGGAAAAATTTAGCAGAATCTCGTTTTTGACTGATAAAAGCGAAGCAAATTTTGTAGCTCACgaacctttttttgtgattgaaAACAATTGACAGGATTTTACAACGCCGTTATTTCAATGAGTCATGCCTTTGTACAAAGATGATACCCTTGAAGGACAATGAAACTGGCAACCTTGAAACAGCAGTCAATGTTTTTGATTTGAATCTCAACAGATCAATTTAACAACCTCCATGTAAAACAAGCTGCCCTGGAAATGGAGAAGAAAAGGGCTGAGAATCAGACTTCATGTTTAATTCATTTGCAGCAGTGTGGGTTGCGGAGCAGCCCTTTTATCCCCTCATCCTTCTCCTCTGTTACCCTCAAACTTGACAACATCTCAGTGGTGTTTGACACAGCCCTCATCAAACAAAGCACAAATACCTGCTTTTATACTGTTACTCCACTGTGAAGGCCTCTTGACTCCACCCTCACAATCCTCAAACCTACACGCAGAGGGATGGCGAGGTCTTTCCATTACGAGACGTCCTTGAGGGACACCAGGAATCAAAGAGGCTTTGTTGGATCGTTATCCACCGTAGCAACTACTACTTCTTCAACTCTCGCTGACTTTCTCCTCTATACTTTTGATCACAGGTGTTAGCCAGCCACCTTGCCTTGAAACAGGTCCAttgcaaacacatttttggtGGTTTGACTTCCATGCTTTTTGTTCAGTATTTTACCCACCCATCTGTGCGATATCTTCACAGTATAAATACAGGAGCCTCAGCTATAAATAGCACCTGGGTGTATAGTTGTACAAACATGATCTGAGCACTCACCAACACACCAGACAGACTACTATACGAACCCTTTCACCTCTTTCTAGAAGTGCAAAAACCCCTTGTGGACAGCCAGACGGACAAGTCAACTCCGAGTACCTCAGTTTCTAGCAGCAGTGTCTCCAACCCCGACCCAGGCCTCTGTCCTCAGGGGATTCTCTAACACCACACAACCGACGGACCCTGATAATACAGGACCAGATCAGTCCCGCAGGAATGTTGTCCATATTCTCTGAATGAAAGGGGAGATCATTTGAGCCCAGATTCTCTTGTAGCCATTTTTTTCCGAAACTCGAGAGGGGCTGAATCACAGGCAGTGAAAGAAGTGGTTGAGGCGAGAGCTCAATTGTAGCCAGTGTGTGTGGGCTGTATACTGTGCATCTGCAACAAAGGGGAGCAGGAGGGATGCTGTAGCAGCAGATTTGAGTTTTAGTTATGCAGATATTTCTGAGAGGCAGAGCTGCTCTGGAGgaaaaagtaaagttactggTTGAGTTAAATCTCAGTGGGAGAAGCCAAGGACCTATTTTGTCTCGCTACGTAACACGAGCTGTGAGCTTTGGCTGCTATTTCTTGTTCGATCACTCCCtacaatatttaaaactgatccactgtcaaaaaatggagaaaatttccatgtcttgttttgtagagGCATTTGTGTAGAGCACTGGTCCCAAATTGTGGGTCCCGGGTCCATTCTAAATGGActgagtttgtaaaaaacacactttattttttaagtacattgaatttccggcacaaggcttttattttgaagtaccatttcctgctgtagagtgagtgtcTAACAGATGGCTACCTGACAGGGACcccaaactagcttgacgacatggtcAAACTCATGTATAACACTAAATATATTCAACCgagtggaccttgaactaatgactgagcagagatctggaccagttgggaaccactggtttagagaACAATCCCAGTTACCCTGTGTTTTAGCAATTGAAAGCTTTTAACTAGCAACAATAGGAAATTTGGGGATAGCATTTGCAGTAACTTAATGAGACCATTTCAGACTTGACAAcataaatattttgtatttcctgttggaatgtCTTCCAGCGTATGTGAATGACAttagctgacaggaagtaaacatagGCCCAAGCTGTCACCTAGCAATGAAATTCAAGCGAAACGATCAAAACAACGAGGTTGATATCATTATTGATAAGGTAGTCTCTATATAAacactctacattcagtgaatgtagagtctgtaggcaaaccccggagctcttgcctccggaagaagagcggaagagccctggtttccggttgtaggctgtttgtagttcgtgtgatattgaccaatcacatttgagcaagctgcagttgttgccaggttaaacgctccgtgCGGTGagctaacgaggcggaacataattggcatcactgcaaactctgaatccatcgcagtggttcagcatatttacttatatataaatggaagtcggaaacggaaattcatCTCCTCCgctcaaatcaaaccagaatgccaaaaaattgtgGGTCtgtccccagaggctgtatcgctgtctgccggaagtcagacaccgattacagccgatgggttccaagaatgtTGATAAGATAACGCTGTGTGCGCCAATGCATAGTTTCATGTTAACTTTCCGTCTGGTGGCGGACCCCGCCACTTACACTGAAAACTGCTACTTTGAAAGGTCATTACAGAATGTAAATGGATTAGTAGGTATTGCTAATAAAATGGCAGCCATGAACTGTATCAAAATAAGGTCTGCCTCCAGAGCAGCTCACACCCCAGATGATATTTAACTGAAACTCCAATGTGCCTTTAGCACTGAGGTGTaactgtgtttgtatgtatgtgtgtgtgtgtgtgagcgcgtgTATTCAAACTGTAATGTTGCTTTACAGTATACACACAGGTAACCATGTGGGTCAGAGACAACTGAGCAATTACTGTgtaattaacaaaaaataataccCTGCCACCCTCACGTTtacaaagaaatgtaaatacCTGTTGCCAATGGACATTGCTATTCTCACTATTACATATATTGTTATTacaatatgattattattagtatGATTATTGTCATTGAAAGAATTAATTATTGCCATCACTCGCATTATTATAAATGGTGTTGTCGATTATAGCTATGGGTAAACATTGTTCTGTATTCAAGGGCGAGTCTTGTgtacaataacagaaaaaatAGTTGAATCTATGATGAGAAGTCTTAAATCGCTGCTACTAAGGAGACGGAGTACAAGTAAAGCAAAGTGACATTAACTCTGGGAAGACATTTTTCTCTGGGATCAATGATGGACACCCCAACGAGGAGTGAGAGATCACAAGAGGACAGTCAGCGTTGAACAGATGGACTGAACGGAAGATCCAAACATGAGACCTTCTTTCTCCATGTGCATTTATTCCACTCTGAACTCTTGGTTCTgccagaggaggaaaacaacatGGACTTCAAACTGATACAGACTCTCCACTCTCTCTGTATTCTACTCTATAATGTAGCAAAAACTAAATAGCCCCTCGTTGTCTACTCTCTCCAcgcctcctcctctttcatGTATTTCTCACTGAACACCATGATTTTTAATCAAACGGGTTTGATACAGCGAGCTTTTCTGTCTTCAAGCTCAGCTTTATCTTGAGTTCTCTTATTTTATACACGTTTGATTCAGTGCCAAGACAGCATATTGTACATACAAACAttaaatgcttttgttttttctcctatACAAACATTTGACTGGAGCATATAGCAATAGCGATGCCATAAGACATGAACTTTGTTTCATAAAGCCACCAGTGGATACACAAGATGCATGAGAACACCACGGAGACGAGAGGGAGATGCAGTCTGATGATGTGCTGGACGGCAGTGGAGGGTGTCGCACAGTGAAGTGTAAATCATGATTCTGTTTGTGGTGTTGTGGTTCTCATTTTGTACATACAAATTTATTTCTTGATCTTGTATGTTTTATGGATCTAGATGTGTCAAAGGAGCACGTCTGATAGCGCTGAAGCCCAGAGAGATGGCACACTGTGACGTGGTTTACCCCAACACAGAATGTAACACTGTCAACGTTGTCAAAACATTTTCTAATGgctaatattattactattaatatgattattataaAGCTATTTTAGCGAGTTAAATGAGGGTGCTGTGTCTCCTGTGTCCTTCTTTTGTGTTCTTTTTCTGACTCTGTTAAATGATTTAAGCAGTGAAAGGAACTCCTTATGAAAAGATTTGGATAGTTAGATATGATTAAGACCCGAATTCTAGTTGTAGACTATAGTCACTCTTATGACCGAGAGCATAGGtcaacacttcatttcctgcattctggtaaaaaaaattttttatcAGAATCATAAATACTTAACTGACTCTCTTGGAGCTATGAAGCTTACAATCTGActaatcaaaaataaaaggaaaacaaattctGACTACCTAATCTAACTgtaaaaccaaacaacaaaaacagcactcCTGCACCTAGTGTCTCTAAAGCTGTCGCTaaagttcacattacacgattttcaccgcgattttgacgtcgcagaggatcttgagagccaccttgggtcggaggtgagtcggcagatagtctgccacgacgagtcctcgcgtgtgaacaagcctacgagcaagtcgccccctcccctgtgactgggactggatatctggcatgctagaaaactggagaagtctgacacgactgacaaagagcatcagccaatgaaagatgggatacgtcccacgtcagcacgcaggaggacggaagaaatgtgaggaggacgaGCCGCAGAGTTGCCACTTGCCAGATCTGCTTATAAGCCgcaactttgggcttgtttctttttcttttttttaagatatttttgaggctttttagcctttaatggacaggacagacaggtgtgaaagggggagagagagagggagtgacatgcagcatagggccacaggctggagtcaaacccgggctgctgtggcaacagccctATACATAGGGTgcccgctccaccaccaagccaccagcgccccaactttgggcttgtttctaaacgTCACCTATCTCTAGGCTATATATAttcgtctaataagttatttaaacgcatgatagtacGTCGGACTGCAGTCGCTTCTtctgggcttgtttccatagccctggttgtttctctcccaagatctggcaacactgacaagctggCTGGCAtgcaacaataacaatggcggcgtccacaggatcacggcgagcgcgttgtgtttggacccaggataataaagaatatccatgcctttacgatgtttcgtctccaagtttggtgatgtcactgcgttatctggggctctgtcagcgagggctcggtggagaaatcttgtggtgtgaaCACataggtcgtaacgcagttggcgagactcccgctgaccgaaacacacgtcgccaggtatgaacactcaaaagattacgataatctccgcgacgcaaaatcagggtgacaattgtgtaatgtgaactaggcttaataCAGAGAATCATCAGTGTGTGGAGGAAAACATGGAATTTGTCAAAAGTCCTTGAACAAGCTCTAAAATCTGGCCACACTTAAAGGTTTTAAGAGTTCACAAGATCTACCAAGAAGCTATAAGTTGGTTTTCTAAGAACATAACACAACATTCTCCCAACAAAACAGTGACCTGCCACTAACAGCCACTGGACTGACAGGCTGGCAGGGTTTTTGTAGATGCTGGACTTAATTGGGCGGCTGGGATTGGCCTACTGCACTGGTGCCACGCCAATCAGGAACCCAGGTGAGCTGTGGACTGGGCGGTCAGGAGCGCTGGAGGCCACACCAATCAGGACAGAGGGGGTGGAGCTTCTGGGTCCACGGTCTGTGCAGGCAGCTTGgcagacagaggaaaaaaataggcttatatacacacacaatgaaGGTGGAGAGAGTGGCAGCTGTAACAAcaagaaaagaataaaagcaaacataggaaatatgtacagttatgtgcatGATGATGTCCTTCACTGAAAAATGTTGGAGTTATGCaacaatttgtgccttttctctTTCAGTTTAGGAGAAAATGTCATGCTGCTTCATCttctttatgttttatgtcttcCCGTTGCTTTTGAGGTTGCATATCTCCACACTTACTTTACCAAAGACAAACTTGCATCTATGAGTCGTGTTCTAGCAGttagtcaaaataaaagtactacgttcatgtttttattggaggGTTGGAGGGTAAATTTCCTGCAGTTATTATATTCACTTTTTGGCttaattgtacagtttatcagCTGTTCTATGCACTTATTATAATATGACAATCAGTGGTCACTCACACAATGATAGAAAAGGTGTCCCTCACAGAagaggttgagaaccactgcttttAAGTTCTAAATCTGTCCTAATCTGGCATTATCTCATCCCAATGATGAGAATGTAATTTGAAACAGAGCAAAAGTCTAAATGACTTCATAGGTAGACATTTCTTTGCAATGCAGACATACCCACCTGGGCAGCATCCATCCAAAATGCAAAGCAGAGGTCAAAGAAAAGGATTTTACCTAGAGAATTTCCATTTTCTTCCCCGTTTTCgtcgtctctctctctgcctgtagCAATTTGCAATGCAAATGCCAAAGCAGAGCACATCCACCCATTAAGGAAGGTTAAAAGAGAGGACAGGGAACAATTTAGCACTGGCATCCTGAGTCAAACACACAGTCCCCCTGGGTATACTCTTCCCAGTCAGGTCTAAACTCACACTGACAATTCGAGGGGATATTTTTGTCCCTTCACACGATAGCCGTAAAGAACTGTGCTCACAAATAAAGGCCGCTGCTACTGAATATAAAGTGTCCCGCTGAGATTTAAGAGCATGCAGCAGTAGCCTCAGGGTACGAGAAACAGGTTACAAGCAAAGGTCGGGAGTtagtaaaatataaaagtgCGGGAGGTGAatgagtaatggcgtcctgaggcACTGAAGCTGAAATTAAAGGCGCTAACAAGTGCGGCACAGAGCATCCAAACAGTCATCTAGAAGTACCCATGTCATCTTGTTCCCAGTCATAACTGTACTAcctagtgtaaaaaaaaaaagaagtgattcACTCATActtagtgtaaaaagcactttagAGGTTTGAACATCTTGTCAGGGACTACAGAGGGATACGATTTGAGTTTTTAGAGGAGGTAATTGTGTCTGAGTACAACACAACATGGCAGCAAGGAACATCAAGTTCCTGAAGTTTTAAGATGTGAAGGGTGCTTAAAGTGCCATTAGACACATAGTAAGGCAACTTCTCGACCTTACTCTAAGGGATTCCAGTGTTTTAAAACTAAAGGCTCTACAAGAAACACTATTTTAATATCTTTAAAGTTTGAACCATGTACCAAACTTTCCCCAGATCCCTAATTTATTAGTATGCCACAACCCCACCATTCGTCAGAAAAATTACCGTAAATCATCTTTTATTCAGCCATTTTAAAAGCATCATacagtaaacaaataaaaaaacagcttttgtaTGTAAACTGTTCATTCTCCAACAAACCACTTGAAGAAGTGAATCATTTCTGACACAGCAATTAGACAGCTGATAAGCTGCCAGGAAATCTTCACAAGCTCAACAGAAGATTCCAATGTTCAGTCATAATCATTCAATCAgttattaataaaaaaagaacataatCAAGAGGCAGTGACATATTAAATCTTTAGTCATCTGAGCCACAAAGGAATCATTGAAGAGGAGTGTTCCATTCTTTCATTTGGCGCGTATACAAATCCGTTACACAAGCGCTGTCACTTCAACCAAAGTGCACAAGTTTCCCCTTAATCCTACGACCATAATCATAACCTGAGATGAAGCAGTTCTTGATATTCAGCCTTTAAGATGCTGAACACTTCTGGGGTTTAAGGCTCACAGGACACCGACCAGTTTGAGTGTCCAGGCCTGACCGGGGGAATACGGCAGCTCAGGCAGGAGGACAGTAAGGCCAGCATCGGGTTGGACCGGGGCCCAGGGGAGTGGATTTGGGTTCCCCAGCAAGTTCACCTGGACATGGGACAAGGTCAGTGATTTAGTTCCTTATATTTCATGTATGAGTAATTGCTGTATTTAACAAAGTTATATTTCTTATTGTCAGAGCTTAACTTTGGAGTTTTTATAACCTGAAAAACAAACTAGACAACACTGTCTCAGTCTCTTTACCTTAGTGAGTGCTGAGGTTTTGGGTCCCAATAGCTGCAATGTGAGCTTGGGGGGTTTGGTTGTTATGGTGGCATACACAGCACCTCCTTTAGATGTATACCTAAAAAAATGGAGACAATAGCTGCATAAATGATCTCAGTTTCAGGGCATCCAGTGGTGGCTGTCCCCGCATTTCCTGTATGTAACTCTACTGTTGCatccaaataaagacaaaataccCCCAAATGCCTTTCAGTCAGTGAGTTGACCACTTCAACATGATCATAGCAAATGTTATTCTTAACTTAAGTGGGATTTGGCCTAACGAATCAAACTTAAAATTGAGTGTATAAACACTGTTTTCAGTCTACCTTTGTCCTCTACAAACTGAATCACAACCTGTGTCACATACATACAATTTAACAGCGCTGAGGAAATGGGGGCGAGGAACAGCTGAGATATTAGAAGAAAATGGTTCAGTCTTCTTGTTTGTGGGGGTGCTTGATAACAATAAAAGAGTGGAGAAGGGTGTTTCCATCTGCGAAAAGCAAAGCTCAAAGACAGCTCTGAATTCAGCGTCTGAAAAGCGAGGAGATCCGGGACAGACAAACAACAGCTAGTGCCAGTCGAGAAGATGAGGGCCGAACAGTGACAGGATTTGGGAAAATCTGGTAGCCTGGTCCACATGGCCGACTTTGTGTGAAGCATAAGGTATTGTAGGCTACTTAACGTAACTGTTGACCACTGAGGCAGGTGAGGCTACACTGTGTTTTTCAAATAAGGGTCAGGTAGGTTGAAACACAGACACTATAATTTTATAATCAgtgttgtttaaatgtattACGGTATGTTTACACTATGAGTAGCAAAGTAAGTGAATGGACAAGCATGGCCAGCTACATCATCACTGAGTTGTTGAGGTGCAAAGCAGGTCAGTGAGTCAGATTAGTTTAGAGTTCCTGCAGCTAAAggcaagttaaatttaagactttaaaATGCCAGTCAGAATTAAAAACAATTCATACAATCTGACTTCCCATGTCTTAgtatttttaacatttgagaCATTTAGTACTAATTAAAGCCTTATTTTTAGATCAATAGCTTTAATGCCTTCTAAGACTTTTTCAGGACCTGTGGGACCCCTGTTGGTCGATGCTGGTAATGCTAAGGGGCTGATGATTGTGTTTAAGAGTCATCTGCAGTACACACTACATAGAAAAAGCACCACAGAAACGTCAGACAGGTCAGACCACCGGTGTTCAACTACACATCTTTAAATGCTACAGTTCCAGTTGAAGATGACGATGATTTCACATATCTCTGCAATTCAAATCAACTGCAAAGTGTCTTCTTACCAGACTGGCACAGTGGTGTTCTCGGTCTGGACCCTCCAGGGTTTGGAAGCGTAGATGGCCTCCCCGTTGATTTCTAGCCAGGCTCCGACACCTCTGAGTCTTTcctcaaacactgctgggaTCATGCCATCAGGTGTGGGACCCACATTCAGGAGGTAGTTACCTCCCAGGGCCACAGTGCGAACCAGATCCTGTGACAAGAggcatgaggaggaggaggaggacaaccAGTCAGTGGACAGAGACACCTCACTGATCAGTGTTATTCTTATATACATTTTGAAGCAGTGAAAAATGAGCCATAAAAATCTGTGACAGCTGTGCACAAGAACAGACATGACCTCTATTCTATAAACAACAGAAAGCGGAACCAGCCTTGCTATTATTACAGATTTGGTGATCAGTTATAAAATGATACAATCACATATCCTCACCTCTATGATCGAGGGTAAGTCCATCAGTTCGCTCATCTTCATGTTTCGACGATAACCCCAGGAAAACGTGTCCACAGATGTGCACTTCTCCCATTTGTGCTTGGGCAGCTGGCCTGGAGTGTATTTGTCTTCGCAGTTATAGTAGCCACCATGTTTACAGGCGCAGCCAGCTCCCCATCTGTCATTGGTCACAATAGTATCCTAAGGCAAGGAAGTTGTGGTTAGTACATGTAATAGTTGAATTGAATTGTGCAGTCTTCTGTTGGCGCTGCATACAGGAGCTGGGGCGGCACTTGATGCACTTCATATTGAGTGTGTTCTCAGCTTAACCTCTGCTCACATTTCACAAGAGGGTTCATTCTGCACCCTATTCTTACATCATACTTTCTTTAGTTTCTGTACTCGAATATGGAAAttacttaaaatgcccatcGCAACTCAATGTCCAGCATTCTTGCACAGTTCAGTTACACCTCCTTGTTATGAAAACACTCACTTTGACAGGGCTGTCATTGTAGAGCCACGCCAGGAATTCGGTGGAGTTCCAGTAGGTGTCAGGTGCTTCCCAGTCCCCATCGGACCAGATGACCTCAGGTCTGTACCTGCAGAACAACAAGAAGGCACAAGTTTAAACACACTGCAGGCTGCATATATCAATATAGCAAGCCTGACTTTATTATCAGTATTACACACAATAAACACGTTTCAACTGCAATCAGCTGATGAGGTAATATAAGAGTTACAGACCTTACAACCATGTTATACAGCTCTGGTAGCAGTTTATGCATCACAAACTCCTGTGTTTTAAATCCATTcttcttgtcaatcaggtagAGAGGGTGGAACCACTCATATAGGGAGTTGTAGAGTCCGTAGTGCAATGACCTAAACgaggaaataaaaaagacagactATCATTGACAATCAGAAGCCATAAGACTGCAAACTAAAATTCAGGCATTAAAACTAATGAAACCCAGGTTTTCTCTCACAGTACTGATACCTAAACTCACTCTTTACACCTGACTGTAAACCACCTCTACCATGTCTTCAGCAAATGTCAGGCTGGTAATACACCACACTGCTGACCAACAGACCAATTCACCGATGTCAGAGGAAAGTAGGGTCACAGCAGTTAAAGTTTTGGTCTTGGTATGCTCATGTCAGCACTTTCCTATCAGCTATAAACACTTTCCCTGAGCTTTGTAACACTTGATGACCCACCTGTTGCGCACTGCCTCCCCCAGGTCTCCCACCAGGTCCCTGTGAGGACCAGTATCCACTGAATTCCAGTTCCAGGAGTTGGGAGAGCCCCAGTTAGTGAACCCTTCGTGGTGTTTGGCAGTCAGGACGACATACCTGCAATACATATAAAGTGGAAATGACACACAGTAAATCAGAGCAGATGCAGGTCAACAACATGTTCAGTGCACTCACTTTGCACCGGAAGCCTTGAATATGTCCGCCCAGTCCTCCGGGTTGAAGAACTGAGCGTGAAACTGGGGCGCAAACTCCGGGT
This genomic window contains:
- the LOC125905098 gene encoding tissue alpha-L-fucosidase-like yields the protein MIPALLLLLAVVSHSAARYTPDWTSLDARPLPSWYDESKVGIFIHWGVFSVPGFGSEWFWWHWQGQQPPDPKCVSYMTKNYPPGFSYPEFAPQFHAQFFNPEDWADIFKASGAKYVVLTAKHHEGFTNWGSPNSWNWNSVDTGPHRDLVGDLGEAVRNRSLHYGLYNSLYEWFHPLYLIDKKNGFKTQEFVMHKLLPELYNMVVRYRPEVIWSDGDWEAPDTYWNSTEFLAWLYNDSPVKDTIVTNDRWGAGCACKHGGYYNCEDKYTPGQLPKHKWEKCTSVDTFSWGYRRNMKMSELMDLPSIIEDLVRTVALGGNYLLNVGPTPDGMIPAVFEERLRGVGAWLEINGEAIYASKPWRVQTENTTVPVWYTSKGGAVYATITTKPPKLTLQLLGPKTSALTKVNLLGNPNPLPWAPVQPDAGLTVLLPELPYSPGQAWTLKLVGVL